In Rhinatrema bivittatum chromosome 11, aRhiBiv1.1, whole genome shotgun sequence, a single window of DNA contains:
- the FANCF gene encoding Fanconi anemia group F protein — translation MEAILENLDRFVETLAVSQSENVKDWDHLTVQRAFQWCTYFQHIYQRFQTHVLVRTALEDRLCVINKELNTSMENYRFVSFEDLGVCEAILYAFLMQNPALSKALYEFLLSELKDGSKPMTNCISHIIRQKAASQVLLSIPSILPNSSFDPLLKTQGQSLMKYLGIRTKNMNHEQQLSTLNEVLSQIPGVCAFRVVATVLALDDNTSNITKLLVHWLVDDVGLFESFCNCLSCEVLAKLASRYSQLEAAYLSFLTKWGQSMEYDIVQGCWTNSTAEHSWEKLQAHFNCLLKGPQTLREATESTLKNLRAQDGNFDVCGISLWTDLLLAIKKS, via the coding sequence atggaggcaATTTTGGAAAACCTGGACAGGTTTGTAGAGACTTTGGCTGTGTCCCAGAGTGAGAATGTGAAGGACTGGGATCATCTGACTGTCCAGAGAGCTTTCCAGTGGTGCACCTACTTTCAGCATATATATCAGCGCTTCCAGACACACGTTCTTGTCAGGACGGCACTGGAAGATAGACTTTGTGTAATAAATAAAGAACTGAATACATCCATGGAAAATTACCGGTTTGTATCCTTTGAAGACTTGGGTGTCTGTGAGGCGATATTGTATGCTTTTCTGATGCAGAACCCAGCTTTGTCCAAGGCACTGTATGAattccttctctcagagctgaaAGATGGGTCTAAGCCTATGACAAATTGCATTAGCCACATAATTCGTCAAAAAGCTGCTTCACAAGTCTTACTTTCTATCCCCAGCATCCTCCCCAACTCCTCATTTGATCCTCTGCTGAAAACTCAGGGACAGAGCCTTATGAAATATTTGGGGATCAGAACAAAAAATATGAACCATGAACAACAGTTGAGTACACTGAATGAGGTTTTGTCTCAGATTCCCGGGGTGTGCGCCTTCAGAGTAGTAGCAACCGTCCTGGCTTTAGATGACAATACTAGTAACATTACCAAACTTTTAGTACATTGGTTGGTAGATGATGTGGGTTTGTTTGAAAGCTTTTGCAATTGTCTGAGTTGTGAGGTTCTTGCTAAGCTGGCCTCTAGGTATTCCCAGCTGGAAGCAGCCTACTTAAGCTTCTTGACAAAGTGGGGACAAAGCATGGAATATGATATTGTGCAAGGATGTTGGACTAACAGTACTGCTGAACACTCCTGGGAAAAACTGCAAGCTCATTTCAACTGCCTTCTAAAAGGACCCCAAACACTCAGAGAAGCTACAGAATCTACTTTGAAGAATCTAAGGGCTCAAGATGGAAACTTTGATGTTTGTGGCATAAGTTTATGGACTGACTTATTACTTGCAATAAAGAAAAGCTAG